One Actinopolymorpha sp. NPDC004070 DNA segment encodes these proteins:
- a CDS encoding IS110 family transposase translates to MDHDVVIGIDPHKASWYAAVVDSRHQLLGELRVSASRTGYRELRRLARRWPNVRWAIEGSNGLGRPLTQRLIDDGITVVDVPSKLSSRIRELATGHGRKTDQVDARSVAVAALTGADRQHRQDEDAETLRLLSEHRDELVRHRTQVINRLHVLLCQLLDGGAPKFLTAGQAATLLGRVRRPRGVRATRRALAVELVAEVRHLDKKITAAAGRLSDALEQVEPSLLNVPGVGPILAARIIGRVGSLARFPSADHFASYCGTAPIEVSSGDVTRHRLSRAGDRQLNHALHLIALSQIRSHQPARTYYQRKRAAGKGHREALRCLKRRLATVIYRHLAADQPPQTLTGA, encoded by the coding sequence ATGGACCACGACGTCGTCATCGGCATCGATCCGCACAAGGCCAGCTGGTACGCAGCGGTAGTCGACAGCCGTCATCAACTGCTCGGTGAGCTGCGGGTGTCGGCGAGCCGCACCGGTTACCGCGAGCTGCGCCGTCTGGCCCGACGGTGGCCCAACGTGCGGTGGGCGATCGAGGGCAGCAACGGTCTTGGCCGGCCGCTAACCCAACGGTTGATCGATGACGGCATCACTGTCGTGGACGTGCCGTCCAAACTCAGCAGCCGGATACGGGAACTTGCTACCGGGCATGGACGCAAGACCGATCAGGTCGATGCCCGCTCGGTCGCCGTCGCGGCCCTGACCGGCGCCGACCGGCAACACCGCCAAGACGAAGACGCTGAAACACTGCGGCTGCTCAGCGAACACCGAGACGAACTGGTCCGACACCGCACCCAAGTCATCAACCGGCTCCACGTGCTGCTCTGCCAGCTCCTCGATGGCGGCGCACCGAAGTTCCTCACGGCCGGCCAGGCCGCCACCTTGCTCGGCCGGGTCCGCCGACCCCGCGGAGTCCGGGCCACCAGGCGAGCACTCGCGGTCGAACTCGTCGCCGAAGTCCGACACCTCGACAAGAAGATCACCGCCGCGGCCGGCCGCCTGTCCGATGCGCTGGAACAGGTCGAACCGTCACTCCTCAACGTCCCCGGCGTGGGGCCGATACTGGCCGCCCGCATCATCGGGCGGGTCGGATCACTCGCACGATTCCCAAGCGCAGACCACTTCGCCTCCTACTGCGGCACCGCGCCCATCGAAGTCTCCTCCGGCGACGTCACCCGCCACCGCCTCTCCCGCGCCGGTGACCGACAACTCAACCACGCGCTCCATCTCATCGCGCTCAGCCAGATCCGATCCCACCAGCCCGCCCGCACCTACTACCAACGCAAACGCGCCGCCGGCAAAGGACATCGCGAAGCACTGCGCTGCCTCAAACGACGTCTCGCCACGGTCATCTACCGCCACCTCGCAGCCGACCAGCCGCCCCAAACCCTCACTGGAGCTTGA